One region of Arthrobacter sp. StoSoilB22 genomic DNA includes:
- a CDS encoding bifunctional allantoicase/(S)-ureidoglycine aminohydrolase — translation MGKYYYPQGGLPPQTQLTTERAIVTEAYTVIPKGVMTDIVTSNLPGFSNTRSWIIARPISGFATTFSQLIVEIAPGGGAPKAEFESGVEGVIFVTKGQVNLTLDGELHHLEEGGYAYLAAGSEWGLENVSNDIVSFHWIRKAYERLEGFEAKSFVTNEKDVEPTSMPDTDDVWKTTRFTDSSDLAHDMQVNIVTFQPGGVIPFPETHVMEHGLYVLEGKAMYLLNNDWVEVEAGDFMWLRAFCPQACYAGGPGEFRYLLYKDMNRQVKLT, via the coding sequence ATGGGCAAGTACTACTACCCGCAGGGCGGCCTGCCGCCGCAGACCCAACTGACCACCGAACGGGCCATCGTCACCGAGGCTTACACGGTGATCCCCAAGGGCGTCATGACGGACATCGTCACCAGCAACCTGCCGGGCTTCTCCAACACGCGCTCGTGGATCATCGCACGGCCAATCTCCGGCTTCGCCACCACGTTCTCCCAGCTGATCGTGGAGATCGCTCCGGGTGGCGGCGCACCGAAGGCCGAGTTCGAGTCCGGCGTTGAAGGCGTCATCTTCGTGACCAAGGGCCAGGTCAACCTCACCCTCGACGGCGAGCTGCACCACCTCGAAGAGGGCGGGTACGCCTACCTGGCCGCCGGTTCAGAGTGGGGCCTGGAGAACGTGTCCAACGACATCGTCTCCTTCCACTGGATCCGCAAGGCCTACGAGCGGCTTGAAGGTTTCGAAGCCAAGTCCTTCGTCACCAACGAGAAGGACGTGGAGCCCACCTCCATGCCGGACACCGACGACGTCTGGAAGACCACGCGCTTCACGGACTCCAGCGACCTCGCCCACGACATGCAGGTCAACATCGTCACGTTCCAGCCCGGCGGTGTGATCCCCTTCCCGGAGACGCACGTCATGGAGCACGGCCTGTACGTCCTGGAGGGCAAGGCCATGTACTTGCTCAACAACGACTGGGTTGAGGTGGAGGCCGGCGACTTCATGTGGCTGCGTGCTTTCTGCCCGCAGGCTTGCTACGCGGGTGGTCCGGGCGAGTTCCGTTACCTGCTGTACAAAGACATGAACCGCCAGGTGAAGCTCACCTGA
- a CDS encoding aldolase, whose protein sequence is MGSFSSSDLAHIESQLEATDQLLDRNYPGDDGSRQPIHTVYIPADRFTPTFVADWGAQALTTAEAHGGLEKLGQLLGQEPDLAIAVAERVAAKLSAEPIEDLRLDFEDGYGDRGDEAEDADAVAAAQAVAAAVAAGTAPPFIGIRFKCFEAPTRARGLRTLDLFVSTLAAAGELPAGLILTLPKVTTVAQVQAMDFAVSRLEEVLGLPAGRLRFEVQVETPQLIIGADGNSPVAQLPHVVPGRISALHYGTYDYSASLGISAEYQSMEHPVADFAKQVMQLAVAGTGIRLSDGSTNIIPVGDAVEDAWKLHGRLVRRSLENGYYQGWDLHAAQLPSRFSASYAFYREGLPAAALRLRNYVERTEGGVMDEPATARALAGFVLRGVQCGAVGTDEVKALAGVELSQLTALAHPRLAQPTSH, encoded by the coding sequence ATGGGTTCATTCTCTTCCTCTGATCTGGCTCACATCGAATCCCAGCTCGAGGCGACGGACCAGTTGCTGGACCGCAACTACCCCGGCGACGACGGCTCGCGCCAGCCCATCCACACCGTCTACATCCCGGCCGACCGCTTCACGCCCACCTTCGTGGCGGACTGGGGCGCCCAGGCGCTGACGACGGCGGAGGCCCACGGTGGCCTGGAAAAGCTCGGTCAGCTGTTGGGCCAGGAGCCAGACCTCGCAATTGCTGTTGCGGAGCGTGTAGCTGCGAAGCTTTCTGCCGAACCGATCGAGGACCTGCGTTTGGACTTCGAAGACGGCTACGGTGACCGCGGCGACGAGGCAGAAGACGCCGACGCCGTTGCTGCCGCCCAGGCTGTTGCCGCTGCAGTTGCGGCCGGAACAGCTCCGCCGTTCATCGGCATCCGCTTCAAGTGCTTCGAAGCCCCCACTCGGGCCCGTGGCCTGCGGACGCTGGACCTCTTCGTCTCCACGTTGGCTGCCGCCGGGGAGCTCCCCGCAGGGCTGATCCTTACCTTGCCCAAGGTCACCACCGTGGCCCAGGTGCAGGCCATGGACTTCGCAGTGTCCCGCCTTGAGGAAGTCCTGGGACTCCCCGCTGGCCGGCTCCGTTTTGAGGTGCAGGTGGAAACGCCGCAGCTCATCATCGGCGCAGACGGGAACTCTCCCGTGGCGCAGCTCCCCCACGTGGTTCCGGGCCGCATCAGCGCCCTGCACTACGGGACCTACGACTACAGCGCTTCGCTCGGAATTTCCGCGGAATACCAGTCCATGGAGCACCCAGTGGCCGACTTCGCCAAGCAGGTCATGCAGCTCGCTGTCGCCGGCACGGGCATCCGCCTGTCCGACGGTTCCACCAACATCATCCCCGTGGGTGACGCTGTTGAAGACGCCTGGAAGCTGCATGGCCGCTTGGTCCGCCGCTCACTGGAAAACGGCTACTACCAGGGCTGGGACCTCCACGCCGCGCAGCTGCCCAGCCGCTTCTCGGCGTCATACGCTTTCTACCGCGAAGGCTTGCCCGCCGCGGCCCTGCGCCTCCGCAACTACGTGGAGCGCACAGAAGGCGGCGTCATGGACGAGCCCGCCACGGCCCGCGCGTTGGCCGGCTTCGTCCTCCGCGGCGTCCAGTGTGGCGCAGTGGGGACCGACGAGGTCAAGGCGCTTGCCGGCGTCGAACTTTCACAGCTGACCGCGCTGGCGCACCCGCGGCTCGCACAACCGACTTCCCACTGA